A window of Acidobacteriota bacterium contains these coding sequences:
- a CDS encoding glycosyltransferase family 39 protein — MTVGQADGPARLAWLAVGLIVSAGAWLRLSHLDVTGLWLDEILGVQFVGPEHGPLYYQAIRIGQALGGSETAFRLPFALAGSATVVVVALAAWRVAGAPAATVAAALVAFSPIHHYYAREARPYALLVLWSALGLWAVARLIEGRRTLSSHALVLVAIGLLVATSSNGVFHAMALLAAYGLAVAGAAPEDRRRHVGAWLGGAIVGAIVFLTLYGGMLGPSTGHRWLPDRPLLVALAAALVESHSEQGVPPATWMLPVAGALTLVGTVGLARRFGTAGAALLAAALVGFFVPVVVLETRGHWINARYVLPALVPWLLLIASGLATVTSLLARVTPGLKLWRDHIAAALALVAGLGLWLAQSDALSRSLTGRADWRHIAGIVAERAHPGDFVLATNDWTAICLGYYLPRAGASVRLENASESVPEATERLARRSLAWVVSGGHHTDDAIRRWAAPLPLVWSHPIEAVRVWFHPDRATYLTNRTTADEAAALASSLWIERGGRIVLDERAEPWLIDGWHAAERDPDGVPFRWVDGHRARLAIPARQPAPTGLTATLMPFGPVQPGQRVSWRLNDVPIGEFDVTGGWQTQPMDLSAVAWRDGVNLLEMTLTAAASPASLGLSDDPRVLGAAVRTIAFE, encoded by the coding sequence GACGGGCCGGCCCGACTCGCCTGGCTCGCCGTCGGGCTGATCGTCTCCGCGGGCGCCTGGCTCAGGCTGTCGCACCTGGACGTCACGGGGCTGTGGCTCGACGAGATCCTCGGCGTGCAGTTCGTGGGCCCCGAGCACGGACCGCTCTACTACCAGGCCATCAGGATCGGACAGGCGCTCGGCGGGAGCGAGACGGCCTTCCGCCTGCCCTTCGCACTCGCGGGGTCGGCCACGGTGGTCGTCGTGGCGCTCGCGGCGTGGCGCGTCGCCGGCGCGCCTGCCGCCACCGTGGCCGCAGCGCTCGTGGCCTTCTCGCCCATCCACCACTACTACGCGCGCGAGGCACGGCCCTATGCGCTGCTCGTGCTGTGGAGCGCGCTCGGGCTCTGGGCCGTCGCCCGCCTCATCGAAGGCCGCCGCACGCTGTCGTCGCACGCCCTCGTTCTCGTCGCGATTGGCCTGCTGGTTGCGACCTCGTCAAACGGCGTCTTCCACGCGATGGCCCTGCTGGCGGCATACGGTCTGGCTGTGGCCGGCGCGGCGCCGGAAGACCGAAGGCGGCACGTCGGCGCATGGCTTGGCGGCGCGATCGTTGGCGCCATCGTGTTCCTGACACTGTACGGGGGAATGCTCGGGCCTTCGACCGGGCACCGATGGCTGCCCGACCGGCCGCTGCTCGTGGCGCTCGCCGCAGCGCTCGTCGAGTCGCACTCCGAGCAGGGAGTCCCGCCGGCGACCTGGATGCTCCCGGTCGCCGGGGCCCTGACCCTCGTGGGCACCGTCGGGCTCGCGAGACGGTTCGGCACGGCGGGAGCGGCACTGCTCGCGGCGGCGCTCGTCGGGTTCTTCGTGCCGGTTGTCGTCCTCGAAACGCGTGGGCACTGGATCAACGCCCGCTACGTCCTGCCGGCGCTCGTACCGTGGCTCCTGCTGATCGCCTCGGGATTGGCGACCGTGACGAGCCTCCTGGCACGCGTGACGCCGGGGCTGAAGCTCTGGCGCGACCACATCGCGGCCGCGTTGGCCCTCGTGGCGGGCCTCGGGCTCTGGCTCGCGCAGAGCGACGCGCTGTCGCGCAGCCTCACGGGCCGGGCCGACTGGCGACACATCGCCGGCATCGTCGCAGAGCGCGCGCACCCCGGTGATTTCGTGCTGGCGACCAACGACTGGACCGCCATCTGCCTCGGCTACTACCTGCCCCGGGCCGGTGCATCGGTGCGTCTCGAGAACGCGAGTGAATCCGTGCCCGAAGCGACCGAGCGGCTGGCGCGTCGGTCGCTCGCGTGGGTGGTGTCGGGTGGTCACCACACCGACGATGCCATCCGCCGCTGGGCTGCGCCACTCCCCCTCGTCTGGAGCCATCCGATCGAGGCCGTCCGCGTGTGGTTCCACCCCGATCGCGCAACGTACCTGACGAACCGCACGACGGCCGATGAAGCGGCCGCGCTCGCCTCGTCGCTGTGGATCGAGCGAGGCGGACGAATCGTCCTCGACGAGCGGGCCGAACCGTGGCTGATCGACGGATGGCACGCGGCGGAGCGCGACCCCGACGGCGTGCCCTTCCGGTGGGTCGACGGGCATCGGGCGCGCCTCGCCATCCCGGCCAGGCAGCCGGCGCCGACCGGCCTCACCGCGACCCTCATGCCGTTTGGTCCCGTGCAGCCGGGGCAGCGGGTGAGCTGGCGGCTGAACGACGTGCCGATTGGGGAATTCGACGTGACCGGCGGGTGGCAGACCCAGCCGATGGACCTGTCGGCGGTGGCGTGGCGCGACGGCGTCAACCTGCTCGAGATGACGCTGACGGCCGCCGCGAGTCCGGCCTCGCTCGGCCTGAGCGACGATCCGCGAGTGCTCGGCGCCGCCGTGCGCACGATCGCCTTCGAGTGA